One genomic window of Corallococcus exiguus includes the following:
- a CDS encoding MotA/TolQ/ExbB proton channel family protein, which yields MNELLRVVVAEAAPAAAGHASSGGLGDFIVGAFKAGGPFMFVNLFWLAASLAVIGERAVTLLFRYRLNATAFIEQVHKMVRSGNLDRAVKFCGMAPRSPLARVIRAGLINANRGELEVAKAVEEALAEYTPHVSRRVQWLWSLANIATLVGLVGTIVGLIGTFRALGNVPAEQKQALLSNGISEAMYNTGFGLSIAVLCIVSHLFFSNYSKNMVELVELNALKLENLLSRRGSLEVIPSDSDVRAAS from the coding sequence ATGAATGAGTTGCTGCGTGTGGTGGTGGCCGAGGCCGCTCCCGCCGCGGCGGGCCATGCCTCTTCGGGAGGCCTGGGGGACTTCATCGTTGGTGCGTTCAAGGCCGGCGGCCCGTTCATGTTCGTGAACCTGTTCTGGCTGGCCGCCTCGCTGGCCGTGATTGGCGAGCGCGCGGTGACGCTGCTCTTCCGCTACCGCCTCAACGCGACGGCGTTCATCGAGCAGGTCCACAAGATGGTCCGCAGCGGCAACCTGGACCGCGCGGTGAAGTTCTGCGGCATGGCGCCGCGCTCGCCCCTGGCCCGCGTCATCCGCGCGGGGCTCATCAACGCGAACCGGGGTGAGCTGGAAGTGGCCAAGGCGGTGGAGGAGGCGCTGGCGGAGTACACGCCGCACGTGTCGCGCCGGGTGCAGTGGCTTTGGTCGCTCGCGAACATCGCGACGCTGGTGGGCCTGGTCGGCACCATCGTGGGCCTCATCGGCACCTTCCGCGCGCTGGGCAACGTGCCAGCGGAGCAGAAGCAGGCGCTGCTCTCCAACGGCATCTCGGAGGCCATGTACAACACGGGCTTCGGGCTCTCCATCGCGGTGCTCTGCATCGTGTCGCACCTGTTCTTCAGCAACTACTCCAAGAACATGGTGGAGCTGGTGGAGCTCAACGCGCTGAAGCTGGAGAACCTCCTGTCGCGCCGGGGCTCGCTGGAAGTCATCCCTTCGGACTCCGACGTCCGCGCCGCGTCTTGA
- the trmFO gene encoding methylenetetrahydrofolate--tRNA-(uracil(54)-C(5))-methyltransferase (FADH(2)-oxidizing) TrmFO produces MSDAKQQRVTVIGGGLAGTECAYQLARRGVPVVLREMKPHKRSPAHKSDTLAELVCSNSLRSDNPESAIGLLHAELRALGSLVLSSADLHRVPAGDALAVEREGFSREITTRLVSGAGVEIVGGEVERLPEDGVVVVATGPLTSEALTVDLERHVGTKLYFYDSIAPILSGDSIDMDIAFRQSRYGKGGGDDYLNLPMTKDEYYRFVNEVKAGQKVVPHSFEEPKYFEGCLPIEVMAERGDETLAYGPMKPVGLKDPRTGTDPYAVVQLRMEDRAGTAWNMVGFQTRLTWGEQKRIFSTCIPGLQNAEFLRMGQIHRNTFIDSPRLLAEDLSLKTERRVFFAGQVTGVEGYVESAACGYMVALAVHARLTGTAFVPPPATTALGSLYRHLTGEAHPPDHPHQPTNVIYGLFPPLSGRMKKADKRAAYSARAKQDLAAWLPLAGVVAQTEGQTSA; encoded by the coding sequence ATGTCGGACGCGAAGCAGCAGCGGGTGACGGTGATTGGTGGCGGCCTGGCGGGGACGGAGTGCGCGTATCAGCTGGCGCGGCGTGGCGTGCCGGTGGTGCTGCGCGAGATGAAGCCGCACAAGCGCTCCCCGGCGCACAAGTCGGACACGCTCGCGGAGCTGGTGTGCAGCAACTCGCTGCGCTCGGACAACCCGGAGAGCGCCATTGGCCTGCTGCACGCGGAGCTGCGCGCGCTGGGTTCGCTGGTGCTCTCCAGCGCGGACCTGCACCGCGTGCCCGCGGGCGACGCGCTGGCGGTGGAGCGCGAGGGCTTCTCGCGGGAGATCACCACCCGGCTGGTGTCCGGCGCGGGCGTGGAGATTGTCGGCGGCGAGGTGGAGAGGCTTCCGGAGGACGGCGTGGTGGTGGTGGCCACGGGGCCGCTGACGTCGGAGGCGCTCACGGTGGACCTGGAGCGCCACGTGGGCACGAAGCTCTACTTCTACGACTCCATCGCGCCCATCCTGTCGGGGGACTCCATCGACATGGACATCGCGTTCCGCCAGAGCCGCTACGGCAAGGGCGGCGGGGATGACTACCTCAACCTCCCCATGACGAAGGACGAGTACTACCGCTTCGTGAACGAGGTGAAGGCGGGCCAGAAGGTGGTGCCGCACAGCTTCGAGGAACCGAAGTACTTTGAAGGGTGTCTGCCCATCGAGGTGATGGCGGAGCGAGGCGACGAAACGCTGGCCTACGGGCCCATGAAGCCCGTGGGCTTGAAGGACCCTCGCACGGGGACGGACCCGTACGCGGTGGTGCAGTTGCGCATGGAGGACCGGGCGGGCACGGCGTGGAACATGGTGGGCTTCCAGACGCGTCTGACCTGGGGTGAACAGAAGCGCATCTTCAGCACGTGCATCCCGGGTCTCCAGAATGCGGAGTTCCTGCGGATGGGGCAGATCCACCGCAACACGTTCATCGACTCGCCCCGCCTCTTGGCGGAGGACCTGTCGTTGAAGACGGAGCGGCGGGTGTTCTTCGCGGGACAGGTGACGGGCGTGGAGGGCTACGTGGAGAGCGCGGCGTGCGGCTACATGGTGGCGCTGGCGGTGCACGCGCGGCTGACGGGCACCGCGTTCGTGCCGCCCCCGGCCACGACGGCGCTGGGGTCGCTGTACCGGCACCTCACCGGGGAAGCGCACCCGCCGGATCACCCGCACCAGCCCACCAACGTCATCTACGGCCTGTTCCCGCCGCTGTCCGGGCGGATGAAGAAGGCGGACAAGCGCGCGGCCTACTCGGCGCGGGCGAAGCAGGACCTGGCGGCCTGGCTGCCACTCGCGGGCGTTGTCGCCCAGACGGAAGGACAGACGAGCGCATGA
- the pgeF gene encoding peptidoglycan editing factor PgeF, translating to MTPTVFLTSALLPVPHGFATRAGGVSEGPYASLNLGFSVGDERPHVEENHRRLAQAAGARLGSLCRVSQVHGDTVLEARGEADDVLRPTLGEADALWTEGEGSWVAVGTADCVPVLIVDPRARRVAAVHSGWKGTDLEISARTVEALVARGSRPEDLLAAVGPCIQACCYEVSPELGDRFRARFGPDVVRAGARPHLDLPLAVKSSLTKAGLKPEQVDVLQACTACDPERFFSHRRDAGRTGRHLNFVLHRF from the coding sequence ATGACCCCGACCGTGTTCCTCACCTCCGCGCTGCTGCCGGTGCCCCACGGCTTCGCCACGCGCGCGGGTGGGGTGTCCGAGGGGCCCTACGCGTCCCTCAACCTGGGCTTCTCCGTGGGCGACGAGCGTCCCCACGTGGAGGAGAACCACCGCCGGCTGGCCCAGGCCGCGGGCGCGCGTCTGGGCTCGCTCTGCCGGGTGTCGCAGGTGCACGGCGACACGGTGCTGGAGGCTCGCGGCGAAGCCGACGACGTGCTGCGCCCCACGCTGGGTGAGGCGGACGCGCTGTGGACGGAAGGGGAGGGCAGCTGGGTGGCGGTGGGCACCGCGGACTGCGTGCCGGTGCTGATCGTGGATCCGCGAGCCCGGCGCGTGGCGGCGGTGCACTCCGGATGGAAGGGCACGGACCTGGAGATCAGCGCCCGCACGGTGGAGGCGCTGGTGGCCCGGGGCAGCCGGCCGGAGGACCTGCTCGCGGCGGTGGGCCCCTGCATCCAGGCGTGCTGCTACGAGGTCTCCCCGGAGCTGGGCGACCGCTTCCGCGCACGCTTTGGTCCGGACGTCGTCCGCGCGGGAGCCAGGCCGCACCTGGATCTTCCACTCGCGGTGAAGTCGTCCCTCACAAAGGCGGGCCTGAAGCCGGAGCAGGTGGACGTGCTACAGGCCTGTACGGCGTGTGATCCAGAGCGGTTCTTCTCCCACCGCCGGGACGCGGGGCGCACAGGGCGGCACCTCAACTTCGTGCTGCACCGCTTCTAG
- a CDS encoding TraR/DksA family transcriptional regulator yields the protein MSRANDLLKIRGLLQERRRTTETAQAGARRELAALKDQERDPEYEEQAQAELADYTLSTLIEAQRREIMLIDAALSRMENDVFGECVDCGNEISLDRLEAMPFAIRCEEDAALHEQETREAARHVGSLSL from the coding sequence ATGAGCCGAGCCAACGACTTGTTGAAGATCCGGGGCCTGTTGCAGGAGCGTCGCAGGACGACCGAGACCGCCCAGGCGGGGGCCCGCCGGGAGCTGGCCGCCCTGAAGGATCAGGAGCGCGATCCCGAGTACGAGGAACAGGCGCAAGCGGAGCTGGCGGACTACACGCTCTCCACGCTCATCGAAGCGCAGCGCCGGGAGATCATGCTCATCGACGCCGCGTTGAGCCGCATGGAGAACGACGTGTTCGGCGAGTGCGTGGACTGCGGCAACGAAATCTCGTTGGACCGGCTGGAGGCCATGCCCTTCGCCATCCGCTGTGAGGAAGACGCCGCCCTGCACGAGCAGGAGACGCGGGAGGCCGCGCGCCACGTGGGCAGCCTGTCCCTCTAG
- a CDS encoding ExbD/TolR family protein — MSETAPLSAEEADQLARMRYRRALARKKRKEREAASEVKELNITAMMDMMTIILVFLLKSFASSSAAITASEDVRPPVSSTRATPKDTVAITITPKNIMVGDKEVVRLENGRIPANQLQGERLVLGLDAQLKKEVQKLKYIEERNPAAPFTHELSVIADKMVPYDLLLTVLYTAGVNELQNYRFIVLQRDAE, encoded by the coding sequence ATGTCCGAGACCGCGCCCCTGTCCGCCGAAGAAGCCGACCAGCTCGCGCGCATGCGCTACCGCCGGGCCCTCGCGCGCAAGAAGCGCAAGGAGCGCGAGGCCGCCAGCGAGGTGAAGGAGCTCAACATCACCGCGATGATGGACATGATGACCATCATCCTGGTGTTCCTCCTGAAGTCCTTCGCGTCGTCCTCCGCGGCCATCACCGCGTCCGAGGACGTGCGGCCGCCGGTGTCCTCCACGCGCGCCACGCCCAAGGACACGGTGGCCATCACCATCACCCCCAAGAACATCATGGTGGGGGACAAAGAGGTGGTGCGGCTGGAGAACGGCCGCATCCCGGCGAACCAGCTCCAGGGTGAGCGCCTGGTGCTCGGGTTGGACGCGCAGCTGAAGAAGGAAGTGCAGAAGCTCAAGTACATCGAGGAGCGCAACCCGGCGGCGCCCTTCACGCACGAGCTGTCGGTCATCGCGGACAAGATGGTCCCGTATGACCTGCTGCTCACGGTGCTCTACACGGCGGGCGTGAACGAGCTGCAGAACTACCGCTTCATCGTGCTCCAGCGCGACGCGGAGTAG
- the topA gene encoding type I DNA topoisomerase, which yields MATRKKTQAAQTEAAAEEETPKKAAAKKPAAKKAAKKKTAAKKTTAKKKTAARRRGADAEELPTVDADADAEEEVPERRGKGPHYLVVVESPAKAKTIKKYLGSGYTVKASVGHVKDLPKSKIGVDVEDDFKPEYTVIKGKEKVLNELKKMAKTVDRVFLATDPDREGEAIAWHIKEELGHPDSLRVTFNEITKRAVQDAIAQPRQLNQDNYDSQQTRRILDRLVGYQISPLLWKKIRRGLSAGRVQSVAVRLIVEREAEIKAFQPEEYWTLDALVQGPQGPPPFKAKLSRVDGKKVELKDRATTDGLVAELKDVPFTVAKVDRKERRRNAPAPFITSKLQQEAANRLHFTAKKTMTLAQKLYEGVPLGEEGQTALITYMRTDSTRLSDDAVTQVREFIGQKYGADYLPPEPMVYKSRKSAQDAHEAIRPTSLEYPPERVRPFFDAMDELDMFRLYELIWNRFVACQMKPAVYDQTAADITAGRATFRASGSTLKFPGYLGVYGAGLTPEEESERDKAKAAGEEGAEDVVGELPPLNEGEVLSLDKLLNEQHFTQPPPRFSEATLVKELEERGIGRPSTYAAILSNIQDKKYVEKLESRFRPTDLGQMTNELLVKHFPHELDVSFTASMEEKLDQISDGGASWKTVLHDFYGPFKETLEKAEAEMRDVKREEIKTDIACEKCGNPFVIKFGKMGHFLACSNYPDCKNTKDFKRDAEGKIVIVEEETTDEKCEKCGKPMVIKRGRFGRFMACSGYPDCKTSKPISIGVNCPECKVGYLTERRSGRGKIFFGCNRYPECKFAAWDRPLAEACPQCASPYLLQKFSKRDGAYIACPNKECDYRREVVEPAIPGASTEAAPAPTPTVEA from the coding sequence ATGGCCACGCGGAAGAAGACACAGGCGGCGCAGACGGAGGCGGCGGCGGAGGAGGAGACGCCCAAGAAGGCGGCTGCGAAGAAGCCGGCGGCCAAGAAGGCCGCCAAGAAGAAGACGGCGGCGAAGAAGACGACCGCCAAGAAGAAGACGGCGGCCCGTCGCCGTGGCGCGGACGCCGAAGAGCTTCCCACCGTGGACGCGGACGCGGACGCCGAAGAGGAAGTGCCCGAGCGTCGTGGCAAGGGCCCGCACTACCTGGTGGTGGTGGAGTCGCCCGCCAAGGCCAAGACCATCAAGAAGTACCTGGGCTCCGGCTACACGGTGAAGGCCTCCGTGGGGCACGTGAAGGACCTGCCCAAGAGCAAGATTGGCGTCGACGTGGAGGACGACTTCAAGCCCGAGTACACGGTCATCAAGGGCAAGGAGAAGGTCCTCAACGAGCTGAAGAAGATGGCCAAGACGGTGGATCGCGTCTTCCTGGCGACGGACCCCGACCGCGAGGGAGAGGCCATCGCCTGGCACATCAAGGAGGAGCTGGGCCACCCGGACTCCCTGCGGGTGACCTTCAACGAGATCACCAAGCGCGCCGTGCAGGACGCCATCGCGCAGCCGCGCCAGCTCAACCAGGACAACTACGACTCGCAGCAGACCCGCCGCATCCTGGACCGGCTCGTCGGCTATCAAATCTCGCCGCTGCTCTGGAAGAAGATCCGCCGGGGCCTGTCCGCCGGCCGCGTGCAGTCCGTGGCGGTGCGCCTCATCGTCGAGCGCGAGGCGGAGATCAAGGCGTTCCAGCCCGAGGAGTACTGGACGCTGGACGCGCTGGTGCAGGGCCCGCAGGGGCCGCCGCCCTTCAAGGCGAAGCTGTCCCGCGTGGACGGCAAGAAGGTGGAGCTGAAGGACCGCGCCACCACGGACGGGCTCGTCGCGGAGCTGAAGGACGTGCCCTTCACCGTGGCGAAGGTGGACCGCAAGGAGCGGCGCCGCAACGCGCCCGCGCCCTTCATCACCTCCAAGCTCCAGCAGGAGGCGGCGAACCGGCTGCACTTCACCGCCAAGAAGACGATGACGCTGGCGCAGAAGCTGTACGAAGGCGTGCCGCTGGGTGAGGAGGGCCAGACGGCGCTCATCACGTACATGCGTACGGACTCCACGCGTCTGTCCGACGACGCCGTGACGCAGGTGCGCGAGTTCATTGGCCAGAAGTACGGCGCGGACTACCTGCCGCCGGAGCCCATGGTCTACAAGAGCCGCAAGAGCGCCCAGGACGCGCACGAGGCCATCCGGCCCACGTCCCTGGAGTACCCGCCCGAGCGCGTGCGTCCCTTCTTCGACGCCATGGACGAGCTGGACATGTTCCGGCTCTACGAGCTCATCTGGAACCGCTTCGTCGCGTGCCAGATGAAGCCCGCCGTGTATGACCAGACGGCCGCGGACATCACCGCGGGCCGCGCCACCTTCCGCGCGTCCGGCAGCACCCTGAAGTTCCCCGGCTACCTGGGCGTCTACGGCGCCGGCCTCACGCCGGAAGAGGAGTCCGAGCGCGACAAGGCCAAGGCCGCCGGTGAAGAGGGCGCCGAGGACGTGGTGGGCGAGCTGCCCCCGCTCAACGAGGGCGAGGTCCTCTCGCTGGACAAGCTGCTCAACGAACAGCACTTCACCCAGCCGCCTCCGCGCTTCAGTGAAGCGACGCTGGTGAAGGAGCTGGAGGAGCGCGGCATCGGGCGTCCGTCCACGTACGCGGCCATCCTCTCCAACATCCAGGACAAGAAGTACGTGGAGAAGCTGGAGAGCCGCTTCCGTCCCACGGACCTGGGCCAGATGACCAACGAGCTCCTGGTGAAGCACTTCCCCCATGAGCTGGACGTGTCGTTCACGGCCAGCATGGAGGAGAAGCTGGACCAGATCTCCGACGGCGGCGCGTCCTGGAAGACGGTGCTGCACGACTTCTACGGCCCCTTCAAGGAGACGCTGGAGAAGGCCGAAGCGGAGATGCGCGACGTCAAGCGCGAGGAGATCAAGACCGACATCGCCTGCGAGAAGTGCGGCAACCCGTTCGTCATCAAGTTCGGGAAGATGGGCCACTTCCTCGCCTGCTCGAACTACCCCGACTGCAAGAACACCAAGGACTTCAAGCGGGACGCCGAGGGCAAGATCGTCATCGTGGAGGAGGAGACCACGGACGAGAAGTGCGAGAAGTGCGGCAAGCCCATGGTGATCAAACGCGGCCGGTTCGGGCGCTTCATGGCGTGCTCGGGCTACCCGGACTGCAAGACGTCCAAGCCCATCTCCATTGGCGTCAACTGCCCGGAGTGCAAGGTGGGTTACCTCACCGAGCGCCGCAGCGGCCGCGGGAAGATCTTCTTCGGCTGCAACCGGTATCCGGAGTGCAAGTTCGCCGCGTGGGACCGGCCGCTGGCGGAAGCCTGCCCGCAGTGCGCGTCGCCCTACCTACTGCAGAAGTTCTCCAAGCGGGACGGCGCCTACATCGCCTGCCCGAACAAGGAATGCGACTACCGCCGCGAAGTGGTGGAGCCAGCCATTCCGGGGGCTTCCACGGAGGCTGCGCCTGCTCCCACGCCCACCGTGGAAGCCTGA
- a CDS encoding ExbD/TolR family protein has product MAFHYSRRKLKPREEEEAGELNIVPYLDILMNLIIFMLLSITGLTAFGALNVNAPSYGATAGAGGDADAPKLNLSVLISQKGLFIRGDSPDAAPAEGGAPSVPLRADGTHDFAALNARMVKLKAAFPKETKVIVAADPDIPYDALIQTMDALRETTGTVAERKLLFPDVTLGVL; this is encoded by the coding sequence ATGGCGTTCCACTACTCGCGCCGAAAGCTGAAGCCGAGGGAAGAGGAGGAGGCGGGCGAGCTGAACATCGTCCCGTACCTCGACATCCTCATGAACCTCATCATCTTCATGCTGCTGTCGATTACCGGCCTCACCGCCTTTGGCGCGCTCAACGTGAACGCGCCCAGCTACGGCGCCACCGCGGGGGCGGGAGGGGACGCGGACGCGCCCAAGCTGAACCTGTCCGTGCTCATCTCCCAGAAGGGCCTCTTCATCCGAGGCGACAGCCCGGACGCCGCGCCCGCGGAGGGTGGGGCGCCCTCGGTGCCGCTGCGCGCGGATGGCACGCACGACTTCGCCGCGTTGAACGCGCGGATGGTGAAGCTCAAGGCCGCCTTCCCGAAGGAGACGAAGGTCATCGTCGCGGCGGATCCGGACATCCCCTACGACGCGCTGATCCAGACGATGGACGCCCTGCGTGAGACGACGGGCACCGTCGCCGAGCGCAAGCTGCTCTTCCCCGACGTCACCCTGGGCGTCCTCTAG
- a CDS encoding DNA-processing protein DprA produces the protein MADTNTDTHLHWDEQRATLALWAIAGLGPRTLDAVRAFAGGALSRLASTPVRDWVADVPVPATVRQRLAAVASLDALASRTEEACARTGLQVAFAGSPAYPARMVGLEDAPPLLFFLGNPGPPRRRLAMVGSRHPDQGFLPFARSFARKVAEAGVGVVSGAAEGVDRACHWGALDVGAETWAFLGSALDALDPAQARMLPHFLERGGVYFSELPPGVRASTTTFPRRNRLIAGASDAVLVMRAGEGSGALYTAEAARVQGRPVFALPGDVWQPAAAGCNALLADGLARACTSAESICAVVGVHPVRAVPAGRDSGWWEALSAEARGAYGLLDRAPRSFDEVLAASPLSPAALTSALVELELSGLVVQHPGKRYEKV, from the coding sequence ATGGCGGACACAAACACGGATACGCACCTACACTGGGACGAGCAGCGCGCCACCCTGGCGCTCTGGGCCATTGCTGGCCTGGGGCCCCGGACGTTGGACGCTGTGCGCGCGTTCGCCGGTGGGGCGCTGTCCCGGCTCGCGTCCACGCCCGTGCGGGACTGGGTGGCGGACGTGCCGGTGCCCGCGACCGTCCGCCAGCGGCTGGCCGCCGTCGCATCGCTGGACGCCCTGGCGTCCCGGACGGAAGAGGCCTGTGCCCGGACGGGGCTCCAGGTGGCCTTCGCGGGCTCGCCAGCCTATCCCGCCCGGATGGTGGGGCTGGAGGACGCGCCCCCGCTGCTGTTCTTCCTGGGCAACCCGGGGCCGCCCCGCCGCAGGCTGGCGATGGTGGGCAGCCGCCATCCGGATCAGGGCTTCCTGCCGTTCGCGCGCTCCTTCGCCCGGAAGGTGGCGGAGGCCGGGGTGGGGGTGGTGTCGGGCGCGGCGGAGGGCGTGGACCGGGCCTGCCACTGGGGCGCGCTGGATGTGGGGGCGGAGACGTGGGCCTTCCTGGGCTCCGCGCTGGACGCGTTGGACCCCGCCCAGGCCCGGATGCTGCCCCACTTCCTCGAGCGGGGAGGGGTGTACTTCAGCGAGCTGCCGCCGGGAGTCCGAGCGAGCACGACGACCTTCCCCCGGCGCAACCGGCTCATCGCTGGCGCGTCGGATGCGGTGCTGGTGATGCGGGCGGGGGAGGGTTCCGGGGCCCTGTACACGGCGGAGGCGGCGCGGGTGCAGGGCCGGCCGGTGTTCGCCCTGCCCGGGGACGTCTGGCAGCCGGCCGCGGCGGGCTGCAACGCCCTGCTGGCGGACGGGCTGGCCCGCGCATGTACGTCCGCGGAATCGATTTGTGCGGTGGTGGGCGTTCACCCGGTCCGCGCGGTGCCTGCGGGGCGGGACAGTGGGTGGTGGGAGGCGCTGTCGGCGGAAGCGCGCGGGGCCTATGGGCTGTTGGACCGGGCTCCCCGTTCGTTCGACGAGGTGCTCGCCGCAAGCCCGCTGTCGCCCGCGGCGCTCACGAGCGCCCTGGTGGAGTTGGAATTGTCGGGGCTGGTGGTCCAGCACCCGGGTAAACGGTACGAGAAGGTCTAG
- a CDS encoding tetratricopeptide repeat protein: MPVRPFLFRLFAAVALSAPTACATTAASQTEVGRLEAEVRTLRAAQSSLIERLERLENRDAVSRARAAAPAPAASSPKAPASAKPEAASPEVGEPLGLAPAELTVVRLKPKKEPAPRINTAVAVMEPDTDQMEMFISPVEGSSGTGSVSLGGSMASTTATRMEPPEKDPDILDAEYERAVAMLRTGNVEGGVETLTRFAAENPRHPRADNALYFSGLGQMGLKDATGAAKTFEKLIKNYPAGDAVQDGMLRLAECRVRLNQAVDARALYTRVVTQFPGTAAATQAEQRLAALSP, from the coding sequence GTGCCGGTGCGTCCCTTCCTCTTCCGCCTGTTTGCCGCCGTCGCGCTGTCCGCGCCGACCGCCTGTGCCACCACCGCTGCTTCGCAGACGGAAGTGGGCCGGCTGGAGGCTGAGGTGCGCACGCTGCGCGCGGCCCAGTCGTCGCTGATCGAGCGCCTGGAGCGGCTGGAGAACCGCGACGCCGTCTCGCGCGCCCGCGCCGCCGCCCCGGCCCCCGCCGCGTCGTCCCCGAAGGCCCCCGCGAGCGCGAAGCCGGAGGCCGCCTCGCCGGAAGTAGGCGAGCCGCTGGGTCTGGCGCCGGCGGAGCTGACGGTGGTCCGGCTCAAGCCGAAGAAGGAACCCGCGCCGCGCATCAACACGGCGGTGGCGGTGATGGAGCCGGACACCGACCAGATGGAGATGTTCATCTCCCCGGTGGAGGGCTCGTCGGGGACGGGCTCGGTCAGCCTGGGAGGCTCGATGGCCTCCACCACGGCCACCCGCATGGAGCCGCCGGAGAAGGATCCGGACATCCTCGACGCCGAGTACGAGCGCGCGGTGGCCATGCTGCGCACCGGCAACGTGGAAGGCGGCGTGGAGACGCTCACGCGCTTCGCGGCGGAGAACCCGCGCCACCCTCGCGCCGACAACGCCCTGTACTTCAGCGGCCTGGGCCAGATGGGGCTCAAGGACGCGACCGGCGCGGCCAAGACGTTCGAGAAGCTCATCAAGAACTACCCCGCCGGGGATGCCGTCCAGGACGGCATGCTCCGGCTCGCGGAGTGCCGGGTGCGGCTGAACCAGGCCGTGGATGCCCGAGCCCTCTATACCCGCGTCGTCACCCAGTTCCCGGGGACGGCCGCCGCCACGCAGGCGGAGCAGCGGCTCGCCGCGCTCTCGCCGTAA
- a CDS encoding LysM peptidoglycan-binding domain-containing protein, which yields MRSRILASLLVPLTVAPAWTAFAQDAQEDESQSSSETEGQDISDDVEQRPTSVTLPPGAAQGRESAPGQVHTVETGDTLWDLSQRYLGSPWYWPKVWSYNPQIANPHWIYPGNNVKFFPGGEEVPSRVEAGDLPSDDVAAPTDVSGGRLVSVVGKIGFDPSASSPVTTKGFVTTRELDEAGRIEGSTSEALMLSAPEKVYLRFKKRGSAKIGDRYVIFHTVEEVKHPVSNARTGYLTELLGTVQVVSINNDVVTARIMETWDPIARGDLVGPSSEKLSERIAPKPNSKEIPGFVLTPMTPGQTLLGEHNFIVVDRGTADGVQVGNTFTIERRGDPSKDVLGRSDYKMGDAGKEQKAYPWEAVAQCMVTEVRERTSNCLMTRSMVEISAGDRATMRKDGTPTASR from the coding sequence ATGCGCTCCCGGATCCTCGCCTCCCTGCTCGTGCCCCTCACCGTCGCGCCGGCATGGACGGCTTTCGCCCAGGACGCGCAGGAGGATGAATCCCAGTCGTCCTCCGAGACGGAAGGGCAGGACATCTCCGACGACGTGGAGCAGCGCCCCACCTCCGTCACGCTCCCGCCCGGCGCCGCGCAGGGCCGTGAGAGCGCGCCCGGTCAGGTGCACACGGTGGAGACGGGCGACACGCTGTGGGACCTGTCCCAGCGCTACCTGGGCAGCCCCTGGTACTGGCCCAAGGTCTGGTCCTACAACCCGCAGATCGCCAACCCGCACTGGATCTACCCGGGCAACAACGTGAAGTTCTTCCCCGGCGGCGAGGAGGTGCCCTCGCGCGTGGAGGCCGGTGACCTGCCCTCCGACGACGTGGCGGCGCCCACGGACGTGAGCGGCGGCCGCCTGGTGTCGGTGGTAGGGAAGATCGGCTTCGACCCGTCCGCTTCCAGCCCGGTGACGACCAAGGGCTTCGTGACGACGCGCGAGCTGGACGAGGCGGGCCGCATCGAGGGCTCGACCTCCGAGGCGCTGATGCTCTCCGCCCCGGAGAAGGTCTACCTGCGCTTCAAGAAGCGCGGGTCCGCCAAGATTGGCGACCGCTACGTCATCTTCCACACCGTGGAAGAGGTGAAGCACCCGGTGTCCAACGCGCGCACGGGCTACCTCACGGAGCTCCTGGGCACGGTGCAGGTCGTCTCCATCAACAACGACGTGGTCACCGCGCGCATCATGGAGACGTGGGACCCCATCGCCCGTGGCGACCTGGTGGGCCCCTCCAGCGAGAAGCTGTCGGAGCGCATCGCCCCCAAGCCCAACAGCAAGGAGATCCCCGGCTTCGTGCTCACGCCGATGACGCCGGGCCAGACGCTGCTGGGCGAGCACAACTTCATCGTCGTGGACCGCGGCACCGCGGACGGCGTCCAGGTGGGCAACACGTTCACCATCGAGCGCCGCGGCGACCCCAGCAAGGACGTGCTCGGCCGCAGCGACTACAAGATGGGCGACGCGGGCAAGGAGCAGAAGGCCTACCCCTGGGAGGCCGTGGCCCAGTGCATGGTCACCGAAGTGCGTGAGCGCACCTCCAACTGCCTGATGACCCGGTCCATGGTGGAGATCTCCGCCGGCGACCGCGCCACCATGCGCAAGGACGGAACGCCCACCGCCAGCCGCTGA